A genomic region of Elaeis guineensis isolate ETL-2024a chromosome 9, EG11, whole genome shotgun sequence contains the following coding sequences:
- the LOC105052055 gene encoding probable Histone-lysine N-methyltransferase ATXR5 isoform X1: MAPKGPEAESPSPTNGSVRKRTEALSPSSPRKYRSLAEIMRTAKPSPPVTGEYYSDFRCEQCRSGDRDEEMLLCDSCDKGYHIFCLRPIVVRVPSGPWLCPSCAGERTFQRFPLMQTKIVGFFRIQRCSITAEEEKCRPSQDTRKQRRRSMPLIMHKRRRRILPFNPTEDPVRRIEQMGSLATALTTLQMEFSNELTYMPGKAPRSANQAILEKGGMQVLPREDKETLELCRAMYKRGECPPLLVVYDSLEGFTVQADGHLKDMTLIAEYTGDVDYLLNRQHDDCDSIMTLLSATNPSDSLVVCPDKCGNIARFINGINNHNHTGGRSKPDDSGIHKNWTRTSAIAWIHGHPINYGILPAINFRSNLVLICLIGKRLPHSISRRKLHGWGNTWLETCIDGYVNLLSFSIGSSDVSSKLYLFWIN; the protein is encoded by the exons ATGGCGCCCAAGGGGCCCGAGGCGGAGAGCCCATCCCCAACCAACGGGTCCGTTCGGAAGCGGACGGAGGCGCTGTCCCCGTCGTCGCCACGGAAGTACCGGTCCCTGGCGGAGATTATGCGTACGGCAAAGCCCTCGCCTCCTGTCACCGGTGAGTACTATTCCGACTTCCGGTGCGAGCAGTGCCGCTCCGGCGACCGCGACGAGGAGATGCTCCTCTGCGACAGCTGCGACAAAGGGTACCATATCTTCTGCCTCCGCCCGATCGTCGTCAGGGTTCCCAGCGGTCCCTGGTTGTGCCCTAGTTGCGCTGGAGAACGGACGTTCCAAA GGTTTCCGTTGATGCAGACGAAGATCGTAGGCTTTTTCCGGATTCAGAGGTGCTCGATTACTGCTGAAGAGGAGAAATGTAGGCCCTCCCAAG ATACGAGGAAGCAGAGGAGACGTTCCATGCCATTAATTATGCATAAGAGGAGGAGAAGGATATTGCCATTTAATCCAACGGAAGATCCAGTTCGAAGAATTGAACAAATGGGTTCTCTTGCTACTGCCTTAACAACACTGCAGATGGAGTTCAGTAATGAGCTAACTTACATGCCTGGAAAGGCCCCTAGATCTGCTAATCAAGCAATTTTGGAAAAAGGTGGCATGCAG GTCCTTCCAAGAGAAGATAAAGAAACGTTAGAGCTCTGCAGGGCCATGTACAAAAGAGGAGAATGTCCTCCACTTTTAGTTGTTTATGATTCACTTGAAGG ATTCACTGTACAGGCTGATGGACATCTAAAGGATATGACTTTAATTGCTGAGTACACTGGAGATGTGGATTATTTACTAAACCGGCAACATGATGATTGTGACAGCATTATGACCCTTCTTTCTGCAACAAACCCATCTGATAGTCTAGTTGTCTGTCCTGATAAATGTGGAAATATTGCTCGCTTTATCAATGGCATTAACAACCATAATCA CACAGGAGGCAGGTCTAAGCCGGACGATAGTGGGATACACAAAAACTGGACAAGAACTTCTGCCATTGCATGGATACATGGGCATCCTATAAATTATGGCATTCTACCGGCTATAAATTTCAGGAGCAATTTAGTTTTGATCTGTCTAATTGGCAAAAGGTTGCCGCATTCTATATCGAGAAGAAAGTTGCATGGATGGGGAAATACATGGTTGGAAACTTGCATTGATGGATATGTGAACCTATTATCCTTCTCAATTGGTTCCTCTGATGTGTCTTCAAAGTTGTATCTTTTTTGGATAAATTAG
- the LOC105052055 gene encoding probable Histone-lysine N-methyltransferase ATXR5 isoform X2: protein MAPKGPEAESPSPTNGSVRKRTEALSPSSPRKYRSLAEIMRTAKPSPPVTGEYYSDFRCEQCRSGDRDEEMLLCDSCDKGYHIFCLRPIVVRVPSGPWLCPSCAGERTFQRFPLMQTKIVGFFRIQRCSITAEEEKCRPSQDTRKQRRRSMPLIMHKRRRRILPFNPTEDPVRRIEQMGSLATALTTLQMEFSNELTYMPGKAPRSANQAILEKGGMQVLPREDKETLELCRAMYKRGECPPLLVVYDSLEGFTVQADGHLKDMTLIAEYTGDVDYLLNRQHDDCDSIMTLLSATNPSDSLVVCPDKCGNIARFINGINNHNQESKKKQNIKCVRYDVDGECRALLVACRDISCGERLYYDYNGCEQEYPTQHFI from the exons ATGGCGCCCAAGGGGCCCGAGGCGGAGAGCCCATCCCCAACCAACGGGTCCGTTCGGAAGCGGACGGAGGCGCTGTCCCCGTCGTCGCCACGGAAGTACCGGTCCCTGGCGGAGATTATGCGTACGGCAAAGCCCTCGCCTCCTGTCACCGGTGAGTACTATTCCGACTTCCGGTGCGAGCAGTGCCGCTCCGGCGACCGCGACGAGGAGATGCTCCTCTGCGACAGCTGCGACAAAGGGTACCATATCTTCTGCCTCCGCCCGATCGTCGTCAGGGTTCCCAGCGGTCCCTGGTTGTGCCCTAGTTGCGCTGGAGAACGGACGTTCCAAA GGTTTCCGTTGATGCAGACGAAGATCGTAGGCTTTTTCCGGATTCAGAGGTGCTCGATTACTGCTGAAGAGGAGAAATGTAGGCCCTCCCAAG ATACGAGGAAGCAGAGGAGACGTTCCATGCCATTAATTATGCATAAGAGGAGGAGAAGGATATTGCCATTTAATCCAACGGAAGATCCAGTTCGAAGAATTGAACAAATGGGTTCTCTTGCTACTGCCTTAACAACACTGCAGATGGAGTTCAGTAATGAGCTAACTTACATGCCTGGAAAGGCCCCTAGATCTGCTAATCAAGCAATTTTGGAAAAAGGTGGCATGCAG GTCCTTCCAAGAGAAGATAAAGAAACGTTAGAGCTCTGCAGGGCCATGTACAAAAGAGGAGAATGTCCTCCACTTTTAGTTGTTTATGATTCACTTGAAGG ATTCACTGTACAGGCTGATGGACATCTAAAGGATATGACTTTAATTGCTGAGTACACTGGAGATGTGGATTATTTACTAAACCGGCAACATGATGATTGTGACAGCATTATGACCCTTCTTTCTGCAACAAACCCATCTGATAGTCTAGTTGTCTGTCCTGATAAATGTGGAAATATTGCTCGCTTTATCAATGGCATTAACAACCATAATCA GGAGAGTAAGAAGAAGCAGAATATTAAGTGTGTCAGATATGATGTAGATGGTGAATGCCGGGCCTTATTGGTTGCCTGTCGCGATATATCTTGTGGAGAAAGGCTTTATTATGATTACAATGGTTGTGAACAGGAATACCCAACTCAGCATTTTATCTGA
- the LOC105052055 gene encoding probable Histone-lysine N-methyltransferase ATXR5 isoform X3: MAPKGPEAESPSPTNGSVRKRTEALSPSSPRKYRSLAEIMRTAKPSPPVTGEYYSDFRCEQCRSGDRDEEMLLCDSCDKGYHIFCLRPIVVRVPSGPWLCPSCAGERTFQRFPLMQTKIVGFFRIQRCSITAEEEKCRPSQDTRKQRRRSMPLIMHKRRRRILPFNPTEDPVRRIEQMGSLATALTTLQMEFSNELTYMPGKAPRSANQAILEKGGMQVLPREDKETLELCRAMYKRGECPPLLVVYDSLEGFTVQADGHLKDMTLIAEYTGDVDYLLNRQHDDCDSIMTLLSATNPSDSLVVCPDKCGNIARFINGINNHNQRQV; the protein is encoded by the exons ATGGCGCCCAAGGGGCCCGAGGCGGAGAGCCCATCCCCAACCAACGGGTCCGTTCGGAAGCGGACGGAGGCGCTGTCCCCGTCGTCGCCACGGAAGTACCGGTCCCTGGCGGAGATTATGCGTACGGCAAAGCCCTCGCCTCCTGTCACCGGTGAGTACTATTCCGACTTCCGGTGCGAGCAGTGCCGCTCCGGCGACCGCGACGAGGAGATGCTCCTCTGCGACAGCTGCGACAAAGGGTACCATATCTTCTGCCTCCGCCCGATCGTCGTCAGGGTTCCCAGCGGTCCCTGGTTGTGCCCTAGTTGCGCTGGAGAACGGACGTTCCAAA GGTTTCCGTTGATGCAGACGAAGATCGTAGGCTTTTTCCGGATTCAGAGGTGCTCGATTACTGCTGAAGAGGAGAAATGTAGGCCCTCCCAAG ATACGAGGAAGCAGAGGAGACGTTCCATGCCATTAATTATGCATAAGAGGAGGAGAAGGATATTGCCATTTAATCCAACGGAAGATCCAGTTCGAAGAATTGAACAAATGGGTTCTCTTGCTACTGCCTTAACAACACTGCAGATGGAGTTCAGTAATGAGCTAACTTACATGCCTGGAAAGGCCCCTAGATCTGCTAATCAAGCAATTTTGGAAAAAGGTGGCATGCAG GTCCTTCCAAGAGAAGATAAAGAAACGTTAGAGCTCTGCAGGGCCATGTACAAAAGAGGAGAATGTCCTCCACTTTTAGTTGTTTATGATTCACTTGAAGG ATTCACTGTACAGGCTGATGGACATCTAAAGGATATGACTTTAATTGCTGAGTACACTGGAGATGTGGATTATTTACTAAACCGGCAACATGATGATTGTGACAGCATTATGACCCTTCTTTCTGCAACAAACCCATCTGATAGTCTAGTTGTCTGTCCTGATAAATGTGGAAATATTGCTCGCTTTATCAATGGCATTAACAACCATAATCA GAGGCAGGTCTAA